The Candidatus Kryptonium sp. genome contains a region encoding:
- the fusA gene encoding elongation factor G translates to MPREYPLEKTRNIGIMAHIDAGKTTTTERILYYTGKIHRMGEVHEGSATMDFLPQERERGITITSAATTCFWRGHRINIIDTPGHVDFTVEVERSLRVLDGAIALFCAVGGVEPQSETVWRQANKYRVPRIAFINKMDRVGADFFNVVNMIRERLGANPVPIQLPMGQGELFTGIIDLVKMKSVVYKEETLGATWEEFDIPRELMDMAVEYRTKMLEAVSEFDDTLLVKYLDGEEISEEEIKSAIRKATLEFKMVPVLCGSAFKNKGIQRLLDAVVDYLPSPLDINHGEVIGHHPFKDDRVVRLVSDDEKFTALAFKIMTDPYVGKLTFIRVYSGTLKAGSYVYNSTQGKKERVGRILRMHANHREDVEEAYAGDIVAVVGLKFTKTGDTLCSEDDPILLEKMDFPEPVISVAIEPKTKADQDKLGEALAKLMDEDPTFRVTVDEETGQTLISGMGELHLEIIVDRLKREFRVEANIGKPQVAYKETIRKKARAEGKFIRQTGGRGQYGHVWIEIEPNRGKGYEFIDAIVGGVVPKEYIPAVDQGIREAMQNGIIAGYPVVDVKVTLFDGSYHEVDSSDLAFKIAASIAFKEATKQADPVLLEPIMEVEVVTPEEYLGDVIGDLNSRRGRIEGINMRKDGQVIKALVPLAEMFGYATRLRSITQGRAIYTMQFHHYEEVPQQIADMIIEKVRGKPKETLV, encoded by the coding sequence ATGCCAAGGGAGTATCCGTTAGAGAAGACGAGAAATATCGGAATAATGGCCCATATAGATGCTGGAAAGACAACAACGACCGAGCGAATTTTGTATTATACAGGTAAGATTCACAGGATGGGCGAAGTTCATGAAGGTTCTGCGACAATGGACTTTTTGCCTCAAGAAAGAGAGCGTGGTATAACGATTACGAGCGCTGCAACTACTTGCTTTTGGAGAGGACATAGAATTAATATCATAGATACGCCTGGACATGTTGATTTCACGGTTGAGGTGGAAAGATCTTTGCGTGTTCTTGATGGAGCAATTGCGTTGTTCTGTGCGGTTGGTGGTGTTGAACCGCAATCAGAAACAGTGTGGAGGCAAGCTAATAAGTATCGTGTTCCAAGAATTGCTTTCATTAATAAAATGGATAGAGTCGGTGCTGATTTCTTTAATGTCGTTAATATGATTCGTGAGCGTCTTGGTGCAAATCCGGTTCCAATCCAATTGCCTATGGGTCAAGGTGAATTGTTTACTGGGATAATAGATCTTGTTAAGATGAAATCGGTGGTTTATAAGGAAGAAACGCTTGGCGCAACTTGGGAGGAATTTGATATACCAAGGGAATTGATGGACATGGCTGTTGAATATAGAACTAAAATGCTTGAAGCGGTTTCTGAGTTTGATGATACCTTGCTTGTCAAGTATCTTGATGGTGAGGAGATAAGCGAGGAAGAAATTAAATCCGCCATAAGAAAGGCAACCCTTGAATTTAAGATGGTGCCTGTTCTTTGTGGTTCTGCTTTTAAGAACAAGGGAATTCAGCGTTTGCTTGATGCTGTTGTTGATTATTTACCTTCACCGCTTGATATAAATCATGGTGAAGTGATTGGTCATCATCCGTTCAAGGATGATAGAGTTGTTAGGCTTGTTTCTGATGATGAGAAATTTACAGCGCTTGCATTTAAGATAATGACTGATCCTTATGTTGGTAAATTAACATTTATAAGGGTTTATTCTGGGACATTGAAAGCAGGCTCGTATGTTTATAACTCAACTCAAGGTAAAAAGGAAAGAGTTGGGAGAATTTTAAGAATGCATGCGAATCATCGTGAAGATGTTGAAGAAGCCTATGCGGGTGATATAGTTGCAGTTGTTGGTCTAAAGTTTACAAAGACGGGAGATACGCTTTGTTCCGAAGATGATCCGATTTTGCTTGAAAAAATGGATTTCCCAGAGCCAGTTATATCGGTTGCGATTGAGCCAAAGACAAAAGCAGATCAAGATAAACTTGGCGAAGCACTTGCAAAACTTATGGATGAAGATCCGACCTTCAGAGTGACAGTTGATGAGGAAACCGGGCAAACTTTAATAAGTGGGATGGGTGAATTACATTTGGAGATTATCGTTGATAGATTAAAGCGTGAGTTTAGAGTTGAGGCGAATATCGGTAAACCTCAAGTTGCATATAAAGAGACGATAAGAAAGAAAGCAAGAGCGGAAGGGAAATTCATTCGTCAGACAGGTGGACGTGGACAATATGGACATGTTTGGATAGAAATTGAACCTAATCGTGGTAAGGGTTATGAGTTTATAGATGCAATCGTTGGTGGTGTCGTGCCAAAGGAATATATTCCAGCTGTTGATCAAGGAATAAGAGAAGCGATGCAGAATGGGATAATTGCTGGTTATCCAGTTGTTGATGTCAAGGTGACGCTTTTTGATGGTTCTTATCATGAGGTTGATTCATCTGATCTTGCTTTCAAAATAGCTGCTTCAATTGCGTTTAAAGAAGCGACGAAACAAGCTGATCCTGTTCTCCTTGAGCCAATTATGGAAGTTGAGGTTGTTACTCCTGAAGAATATCTTGGTGATGTAATAGGTGATTTGAATTCAAGGCGCGGTAGAATTGAGGGTATAAACATGCGAAAAGATGGGCAAGTTATAAAAGCTCTTGTTCCACTTGCCGAAATGTTCGGTTATGCGACAAGGCTTAGATCAATTACTCAAGGACGAGCGATTTATACAATGCAGTTCCATCATTACGAGGAAGTTCCACAGCAAATTGCTGATATGATAATTGAAAAAGTTCGTGGAAAACCTAAAGAAACACTTGTTTAA
- the rpsG gene encoding 30S ribosomal protein S7, whose protein sequence is MRRRRAEPRQIAPDPKYNDILVAKLINKVMKDGKKNIARKIVYNAFEIIRQRTGQEPLEVFRKAVENVKPILEVRPRRVGGATYQVPIEVRPERSISLALRWIVQYARERKGKPMMVRLAEELMAAARNEGMAVKKREDTHKMAEANKAFAHFRW, encoded by the coding sequence ATGAGAAGAAGAAGAGCTGAACCAAGGCAAATAGCGCCAGATCCAAAATATAATGATATCCTTGTAGCGAAGTTAATCAATAAGGTTATGAAGGATGGTAAGAAGAATATAGCAAGGAAGATTGTTTATAATGCTTTTGAAATAATAAGACAGAGAACGGGACAGGAACCGCTTGAGGTTTTTAGGAAAGCTGTTGAAAATGTAAAACCAATCCTTGAGGTAAGACCACGAAGAGTTGGTGGAGCAACTTATCAGGTTCCAATAGAGGTGAGACCTGAAAGAAGTATTTCATTAGCATTAAGATGGATTGTTCAATACGCACGTGAGAGAAAAGGGAAGCCGATGATGGTTAGGCTTGCTGAGGAATTGATGGCTGCTGCGAGAAATGAAGGAATGGCCGTGAAAAAGCGTGAAGATACGCATAAAATGGCTGAAGCAAATAAAGCTTTTGCTCACTTTAGATGGTAA
- a CDS encoding 4-hydroxy-3-methylbut-2-enyl diphosphate reductase, whose amino-acid sequence MQVIIDKNAGFCWGVVRAIEIAEKELNASGKLYSLGEIIHNPVEVERLKQKGLIPINHDELANVKDAKVLIRAHGEPPSTYEMAQKYGIEIVDATCPVVTKLQTRIRKFYLEGYRIVIFGKKEHPEVIGLVGQCNGDAIVIKSLEEIEKIPLKGKVVLFSQTTMSKDLFYKIKEEIEKRVEELIVVKPEDEAVEFVAKDTICRQVSNRDDKLKEFARSVDVVIFVAGKNSSNGKVLFEICKSENPRTYFIEMPKELNLEWFKDCEVVGVTGATSTPQWLMEEVKKEIERLCNGQNMSFQKPS is encoded by the coding sequence ATGCAAGTTATCATAGATAAAAACGCTGGATTTTGCTGGGGCGTTGTAAGAGCTATTGAAATAGCTGAGAAAGAACTCAACGCCTCTGGCAAGCTTTATTCGCTTGGCGAAATAATTCACAACCCTGTTGAAGTTGAAAGATTAAAACAAAAAGGACTCATACCGATAAACCACGATGAACTTGCAAATGTGAAAGATGCAAAAGTGTTAATCCGTGCACACGGAGAACCACCGTCAACATATGAAATGGCTCAAAAATATGGAATTGAAATCGTTGATGCAACATGTCCAGTCGTGACCAAACTTCAAACCAGGATAAGAAAATTCTATTTAGAGGGATATCGGATTGTAATTTTTGGCAAAAAAGAGCATCCGGAAGTTATCGGTTTAGTTGGACAGTGCAATGGAGATGCAATCGTTATAAAATCGCTTGAAGAAATTGAGAAAATTCCTTTAAAAGGTAAAGTCGTTTTGTTCTCGCAGACGACGATGTCAAAAGATTTATTTTACAAGATAAAGGAAGAAATAGAGAAAAGAGTTGAAGAATTAATCGTGGTAAAACCAGAAGACGAAGCGGTTGAATTTGTCGCAAAAGATACGATATGCAGACAAGTTTCAAACAGAGATGATAAATTAAAAGAGTTTGCAAGAAGTGTTGATGTCGTGATCTTTGTCGCTGGTAAAAATAGCTCAAATGGAAAAGTTCTCTTTGAAATCTGTAAATCTGAAAACCCGCGAACTTACTTCATAGAGATGCCTAAGGAACTGAATCTTGAATGGTTTAAAGATTGTGAGGTCGTTGGTGTCACAGGGGCAACCTCAACCCCACAATGGCTAATGGAGGAAGTTAAAAAAGAAATTGAGAGATTGTGCAACGGGCAAAATATGAGTTTTCAAAAGCCATCATGA
- the cmk gene encoding (d)CMP kinase — MKRIIIAIDGPAGSGKSTTARLVAQKLGYIYIDTGAMYRALTLKVINSGIDPNDEKSVAQLAENTRIELLYENGNLKVMLDGNDVTEKIRTPEVTSFVSIVSAHPKVREAMVKKQQELGKDGGVVMDGRDIGTVVFPNAHLKIFMTADIKERARRRQKELEAQGFKIDLEKLIYEIEERDKFDSSREVGPLKKADDAIEIDTTNLTIDEQVDFVLKKAYELINQNSNEESNASYHR; from the coding sequence ATGAAAAGGATTATAATAGCTATTGACGGTCCTGCAGGCTCGGGCAAAAGCACAACTGCTCGGCTTGTTGCTCAAAAACTCGGATATATTTACATTGACACAGGTGCAATGTATCGGGCTCTCACTCTCAAAGTTATTAACTCTGGAATTGACCCGAACGATGAAAAATCAGTTGCGCAACTTGCTGAAAACACGAGAATTGAACTTCTTTACGAAAACGGAAACTTGAAAGTCATGCTTGATGGAAACGATGTAACCGAAAAAATAAGAACTCCAGAAGTTACATCATTTGTTAGTATTGTTAGCGCTCATCCAAAAGTCAGAGAAGCGATGGTTAAAAAACAGCAAGAACTTGGGAAAGACGGCGGAGTTGTAATGGACGGGCGAGATATCGGCACTGTGGTTTTCCCAAATGCTCATTTAAAAATTTTTATGACAGCGGATATAAAAGAAAGAGCGAGAAGAAGACAAAAAGAATTGGAAGCACAAGGTTTTAAAATAGATCTTGAAAAATTGATATACGAAATTGAAGAAAGAGATAAATTTGACTCAAGCCGTGAGGTCGGTCCATTGAAAAAAGCAGATGATGCAATTGAGATAGATACGACGAACTTAACAATTGATGAGCAAGTTGATTTTGTTTTAAAAAAGGCATATGAACTAATAAACCAAAATTCAAACGAGGAGAGCAATGCAAGTTATCATAGATAA
- the rpsA gene encoding 30S ribosomal protein S1, with the protein MKKIKIIGGRELMAEILENLNQQSKQEGTVQHLMGDEHETVASYLKKRKGDKIKIYNEGGYDEEEQKKLLKLYEQSLSKVVEGDILEGEVIEIDRERGEVVIDIGFKSPGIVPLNEFRNPESLKVGDKVEVSIEKVEDKEGQIVVSHKRAHFLKVWKRVNEAFAKDEILKGLIIKRIKGGFVVDIDGLLAFLPGSQVDIKPIRDYDAWVGKEIECKVVKINQAAENVVVSRKALVEKELEERKRKFFETVKVGDRVRGTVKAIVDFGVFVDMDGIDGLIHITDLSWGRVNHPSEVVQLDQELEMVVTRVDEVTLPTGEKVKRVSLGIKQLQPHPWENIDQKYKVGQKVTGKVVAITDYGAFIEIEKGIEGLIHISEMSWTQHIKHPSQFVTMGQIVDAVILHLDKEGRKLSLSMKRLEPDPWEKVEEKYPVGSKRKGIVRNITNFGVFVELEPGIDGLIHISDLSWTKKIRHPAEVVKKDQEIEVIILGIDKEQRRVTLGHKQIYPNPWDKFEQIYKVGTETQGKIVRIIERGVIVELPDGVDAFVPISHLMPGQAQIKNIHAVFKEGETLPLKVIEFDKERQKIILSVSEYFKDKSERLVKEFLDKHPIPSDEAQLKAPVTSVGVEAEGEERVFIESNYGKESVPGQRSQGAQQKQN; encoded by the coding sequence GTGAAAAAAATCAAAATTATAGGAGGTAGAGAGTTAATGGCAGAAATTCTTGAAAATTTAAATCAACAGTCAAAACAGGAAGGCACAGTGCAACACTTGATGGGCGATGAACACGAAACTGTAGCGTCATATTTAAAGAAAAGAAAAGGTGATAAGATCAAGATTTACAACGAGGGCGGTTACGACGAGGAAGAACAGAAGAAACTCTTAAAGTTATATGAGCAATCGTTAAGCAAAGTCGTAGAAGGAGATATTCTTGAGGGAGAAGTAATTGAGATTGACCGAGAAAGAGGCGAAGTTGTAATTGATATCGGATTTAAATCCCCCGGAATTGTTCCATTAAATGAGTTCAGAAATCCTGAATCTTTAAAGGTTGGAGACAAAGTTGAGGTCAGCATTGAAAAAGTAGAAGATAAAGAAGGACAAATAGTTGTTTCCCACAAGCGAGCTCACTTCCTAAAGGTTTGGAAAAGAGTAAATGAAGCATTTGCGAAAGATGAGATTTTAAAAGGATTGATTATAAAACGAATCAAAGGAGGGTTTGTTGTTGATATTGATGGATTGCTTGCTTTCTTGCCAGGTTCACAGGTTGATATAAAGCCAATAAGAGATTACGACGCCTGGGTTGGAAAAGAAATTGAGTGTAAAGTTGTTAAAATTAATCAAGCTGCTGAAAATGTCGTCGTAAGTAGAAAAGCTCTCGTTGAGAAAGAGCTTGAAGAACGCAAGCGTAAATTCTTTGAAACCGTCAAAGTTGGCGATAGAGTCAGAGGAACTGTCAAAGCGATCGTTGATTTCGGTGTGTTCGTTGATATGGATGGAATTGATGGATTAATTCATATAACAGACCTATCATGGGGAAGAGTAAATCATCCTTCAGAGGTTGTACAGCTTGACCAAGAGCTTGAAATGGTCGTGACGCGAGTTGATGAAGTGACACTTCCAACAGGCGAAAAGGTAAAACGCGTTTCTCTTGGAATTAAGCAACTTCAACCACATCCTTGGGAAAACATTGACCAAAAATATAAGGTTGGTCAGAAAGTTACTGGAAAGGTCGTTGCTATAACAGATTACGGCGCATTTATTGAAATTGAAAAAGGCATTGAAGGACTAATTCACATTTCAGAAATGAGCTGGACGCAACATATAAAGCACCCCTCACAGTTTGTAACAATGGGTCAAATAGTAGATGCTGTGATTTTGCATCTTGATAAAGAAGGCAGAAAACTCTCGCTTAGCATGAAACGACTTGAACCAGACCCATGGGAAAAAGTTGAGGAAAAGTATCCCGTCGGTTCAAAACGCAAAGGTATAGTTAGAAACATTACGAATTTCGGTGTATTCGTTGAGCTAGAACCCGGAATTGACGGTTTAATCCATATCTCAGATCTATCTTGGACCAAAAAGATTCGTCATCCCGCCGAAGTTGTTAAGAAGGATCAGGAAATAGAAGTTATAATACTTGGAATAGACAAAGAACAAAGAAGAGTAACGCTCGGTCATAAGCAAATTTATCCAAATCCATGGGATAAATTTGAACAGATTTATAAAGTCGGAACAGAGACACAAGGTAAAATAGTGAGAATTATTGAAAGAGGTGTGATAGTTGAACTCCCCGATGGAGTAGATGCGTTTGTCCCGATTTCACACCTGATGCCTGGACAAGCACAGATAAAGAACATTCACGCAGTGTTTAAAGAAGGTGAAACCTTACCTTTGAAAGTAATTGAATTTGACAAGGAAAGACAAAAGATAATTCTTTCGGTTTCGGAATACTTCAAAGATAAGTCAGAGCGACTTGTCAAGGAATTTCTTGATAAACATCCGATTCCATCAGATGAAGCACAACTCAAAGCGCCTGTCACTTCAGTTGGAGTTGAAGCCGAAGGTGAGGAACGTGTTTTCATTGAATCAAATTATGGTAAAGAAAGTGTCCCTGGGCAGAGGTCTCAGGGCGCTCAACAAAAACAAAACTAA
- the rpsL gene encoding 30S ribosomal protein S12 yields MPTINQLIRYGREKVKWKSKSPALQGCPQKRGVCVRVYTTTPKKPNSALRKVAKVRLTNGVEVIAYIPGEGHNLQEHSIVLVRGGRVKDLPGVRYHIIRGALDTAGVEGRKQGRSKYGAKRPKEQQQK; encoded by the coding sequence TTGCCGACAATCAATCAATTAATTCGGTACGGCCGAGAAAAAGTTAAATGGAAAAGCAAATCCCCGGCTTTGCAGGGTTGTCCGCAAAAGAGAGGAGTTTGTGTCAGGGTTTACACGACAACCCCTAAGAAACCGAATTCAGCGTTAAGGAAGGTTGCTAAAGTAAGGCTTACAAATGGAGTTGAGGTCATCGCCTATATTCCTGGTGAAGGACATAACCTTCAAGAGCACTCTATTGTTTTGGTTCGTGGTGGAAGAGTTAAGGATTTACCAGGAGTAAGATATCATATAATTCGTGGTGCACTTGATACTGCCGGGGTTGAAGGCAGAAAGCAGGGTCGTTCAAAATACGGAGCAAAAAGGCCGAAAGAACAACAACAAAAATGA
- a CDS encoding 3-hydroxyacyl-CoA dehydrogenase NAD-binding domain-containing protein has protein sequence MKQEPKDILGTEIIGEFKPSLGDSQRIKNVAVIGIGVMGRGIVQAIAQAGFDVIAVEKDDSSLNNAMEKLEETLDYEIQRWAMTKSEKKSILSRIEWTTNIEDVKECELVIEAVDEDFELKKAIFKKLDEICPPHTIFVSNTSTLSLTKISEATKRPDKIIGMHFLNPVPKIPLVELVRALKTSDETFKKVKAFAEQIGKTVVEVYEYPGFVTTRVILPMLNEAMHVLMEGIATADGIDTAMKLGYNFQMGPLEMADTMGLDEVLTWMETLYKELGEKYRPCPLLRKLVREGKLGKKTGEGFFKYDEFGRKIN, from the coding sequence ATGAAACAAGAGCCAAAAGATATTCTGGGAACTGAAATAATCGGCGAATTTAAACCAAGTTTAGGAGATTCGCAAAGGATAAAAAATGTTGCAGTTATAGGAATTGGCGTAATGGGGCGAGGTATAGTGCAAGCGATAGCACAGGCTGGATTTGATGTGATAGCTGTTGAAAAAGATGATAGCTCTCTAAACAACGCGATGGAAAAACTTGAGGAAACGCTTGATTATGAGATTCAAAGATGGGCGATGACAAAAAGCGAGAAAAAGTCAATTTTATCCAGAATTGAATGGACTACAAATATTGAAGATGTTAAAGAGTGTGAACTTGTAATTGAAGCAGTTGATGAAGATTTTGAACTCAAAAAAGCAATTTTTAAAAAACTTGACGAAATTTGCCCACCTCATACAATTTTCGTATCAAACACATCAACACTTTCATTGACTAAAATTTCTGAAGCCACAAAACGACCAGATAAAATCATAGGGATGCACTTCCTAAATCCCGTTCCTAAAATTCCACTTGTTGAGCTCGTTCGTGCTCTTAAAACATCCGATGAAACTTTTAAAAAAGTTAAAGCATTCGCAGAGCAAATTGGCAAAACAGTAGTTGAAGTTTATGAGTATCCAGGTTTTGTTACAACGCGCGTCATCCTTCCGATGCTAAACGAGGCAATGCATGTCTTGATGGAAGGTATTGCAACAGCCGATGGAATTGATACGGCAATGAAACTTGGTTATAACTTCCAAATGGGACCTCTTGAAATGGCAGATACGATGGGGCTTGATGAAGTTTTGACTTGGATGGAAACACTATACAAAGAGCTCGGTGAAAAATATAGACCTTGCCCTCTTTTAAGAAAACTCGTTCGTGAAGGGAAACTTGGGAAAAAAACAGGTGAAGGATTTTTCAAATATGATGAATTTGGGAGGAAGATAAATTGA
- a CDS encoding putative LPS assembly protein LptD, protein MKRLKFEIIALIILSTLLTAQDQNDTAKVRKSDIDTIVVYTATDSAIYNVENREMFLFGGADIKYKTMRLRSAVVSMNLDSALLEAFGIPDSTGNNFKGLPILNDGPEEYHGFRLAYNFKTQKGRITQATTQMENAFYYGDKIKKVEKDVLFVYKGRYTTCDAEEPHYCIEGHEMKIILNDKVIARPVVLYIADVPVFALPFGVFPSKSGRRSGFIPPIWGQTYNAGFYFKRFGYYWAMSDYTDFTTTFDWYTRGGWQVSSDFRYVLRYKFNGALGFAFANFYSGEESDPDKTSSKEWRLNLIHNQTIDPTSRISANINISTNNYFRATGTTVRDVLQQTLTSNVSYSKTLEEINGSISINASRVQNLNTGTVDEILPEISLSLPQVFLFGGTPYGSAFATGKWYEKLSFGYSSRFVNQRSTARTRQFRYGISHNLRINFTPTVRYFNITPFFTYNENWYDRRTIKFYNPETKKVESRIQRGFYQSRYFNFGISVSTKVYGIWQPEVLGISGFRHTLMPSFSLIYQPDFSSPFWKNYGSYVDSAGNVVKYDYFENSLFGGAPIGKSQSLNVGIGNIFEMKTTSLDSAGQPKKYQLLNLNLSFSYNFVAPNKKLSPLFITARTTIAGVDIFSSSVFDFYKFNSTEPLIREGKIARMTNFTLSFSFAFSGRKKEETNRMRGIEETGSELFRGYDAFKPSFEFGWNVSFGFDFSLSRANPTQTVKSANLRFSFGFDITKNWRVMGSGSYDPIRKEIIVPSISIYRDLHCWEANFEWRPIGYARGFDLEIRVKAPQLQDLKIVKRKSNIGR, encoded by the coding sequence GTGAAGAGGTTAAAATTTGAAATAATCGCACTTATAATTTTATCTACACTTCTAACCGCGCAAGACCAAAACGATACGGCAAAAGTTAGAAAAAGCGATATAGATACCATTGTCGTTTACACCGCAACAGATTCGGCAATCTACAATGTTGAAAATAGAGAAATGTTTCTTTTCGGGGGGGCAGATATAAAATACAAAACGATGAGGTTAAGATCAGCTGTTGTGAGCATGAATCTTGATAGCGCATTGCTTGAGGCCTTCGGCATACCCGATTCAACTGGAAATAATTTCAAAGGGCTTCCAATCTTAAACGATGGACCTGAGGAATATCATGGATTCAGGTTAGCTTATAATTTCAAAACCCAGAAAGGGAGAATAACGCAAGCGACAACCCAAATGGAAAACGCATTTTATTACGGAGATAAAATAAAAAAAGTTGAAAAAGATGTTCTTTTCGTCTATAAGGGAAGATATACAACCTGCGACGCAGAAGAACCACACTATTGCATTGAAGGGCATGAAATGAAGATAATTTTAAATGACAAGGTTATAGCTCGCCCCGTGGTTTTGTATATCGCCGATGTCCCTGTCTTTGCTCTGCCATTTGGAGTCTTCCCAAGCAAATCAGGAAGAAGATCAGGATTTATACCTCCAATTTGGGGGCAAACCTATAACGCAGGTTTTTATTTCAAAAGGTTCGGCTATTACTGGGCAATGAGTGATTACACTGATTTCACAACAACTTTTGATTGGTATACACGAGGTGGATGGCAAGTTTCAAGCGATTTTAGATATGTTTTGAGATATAAATTTAACGGTGCATTAGGTTTCGCTTTTGCTAATTTCTACAGCGGCGAAGAAAGCGATCCAGACAAGACATCAAGCAAGGAATGGCGACTTAACTTAATACACAATCAAACCATTGATCCAACTTCAAGAATAAGCGCAAACATAAACATCTCAACAAACAACTATTTTCGTGCGACTGGAACGACAGTTAGAGATGTGCTTCAACAAACGCTGACTTCAAATGTAAGCTATTCAAAAACTCTTGAAGAAATAAACGGATCAATCTCAATAAACGCCTCAAGAGTGCAAAACCTTAACACCGGAACCGTTGACGAGATACTGCCTGAGATTTCCCTTTCACTCCCACAAGTATTTTTATTCGGTGGAACTCCATATGGTTCAGCTTTTGCAACTGGAAAATGGTACGAGAAGTTAAGCTTCGGATATTCATCAAGGTTTGTCAATCAAAGAAGCACTGCAAGAACGAGACAGTTTAGATATGGCATATCGCATAATTTAAGGATCAATTTCACACCAACGGTGAGATACTTTAACATAACTCCGTTTTTCACTTACAACGAAAACTGGTATGATAGACGAACGATAAAATTTTATAACCCAGAAACAAAAAAAGTTGAATCACGAATTCAAAGAGGATTTTACCAATCAAGATATTTTAACTTTGGAATCTCCGTTTCAACAAAAGTTTATGGCATTTGGCAACCAGAAGTTCTTGGAATCTCTGGATTTAGACACACACTGATGCCAAGTTTTTCGCTTATTTATCAACCTGATTTCTCAAGTCCGTTTTGGAAAAACTATGGGTCTTATGTTGATTCAGCTGGCAATGTTGTAAAATACGACTACTTTGAAAACTCCCTTTTCGGTGGCGCACCGATAGGTAAATCGCAGTCATTAAATGTTGGCATAGGAAACATATTTGAAATGAAAACAACCTCGTTAGATTCAGCTGGGCAACCGAAAAAATACCAACTTTTGAACTTAAATTTGTCGTTCTCATATAATTTCGTCGCTCCGAATAAAAAACTCTCACCATTGTTTATCACCGCGCGAACCACGATCGCTGGAGTTGACATTTTTTCAAGTTCCGTTTTTGATTTTTACAAATTCAACAGCACCGAACCATTGATTCGCGAAGGAAAGATCGCACGAATGACAAACTTCACACTCTCTTTCTCCTTTGCTTTCTCAGGAAGGAAAAAAGAAGAAACAAATAGAATGCGAGGAATTGAAGAAACTGGAAGTGAACTTTTCAGAGGCTATGATGCTTTCAAACCAAGTTTTGAATTCGGATGGAATGTATCCTTTGGATTTGATTTTTCGCTAAGCAGAGCAAATCCAACGCAGACAGTAAAATCAGCAAATTTGAGATTTTCGTTCGGATTTGATATCACAAAAAATTGGAGAGTTATGGGAAGCGGAAGCTACGATCCAATACGCAAAGAAATCATAGTTCCAAGCATAAGCATTTATAGAGACCTACATTGTTGGGAAGCGAACTTTGAATGGAGACCGATCGGTTACGCAAGAGGATTTGACCTTGAGATAAGGGTTAAAGCCCCACAACTTCAAGATTTGAAAATCGTTAAGAGAAAATCAAACATTGGAAGATAA